One Osmerus eperlanus chromosome 13, fOsmEpe2.1, whole genome shotgun sequence genomic region harbors:
- the nanos1 gene encoding nanos homolog 1, whose product MDFLNHNYLNARSPYDYTFNFWNDYLGLSTLVTKNNRHSMPQNPNSITESLKATLGLDDSPTCACVIAAIGEGGHLDCCCPSASPPPTTILDLKERFSILSPFQNQIAGVPFPERDLSLGGSMAGFDLFGMERKMRKPTSRNKQEPKICVFCRNNGAPEEVYGSHVLKTPDGRVVCPILRAYTCPLCSANGDNAHTIKYCPLSKDQPSQRPLKGGRAVGGKRMKIF is encoded by the coding sequence ATGGATTTTCTCAATCATAACTATTTGAATGCGCGAAGCCCTTATGACTACACATTCAATTTTTGGAACGACTATCTTGGTCTTTCGACGTTGGTCACGAAGAATAACAGGCACAGCATGCCACAGAATCCCAACTCAATCACCGAGTCTCTGAAAGCAACGCTGGGCTTGGATGACTCTCCGACATGTGCGTGCGTAATCGCGGCCATCGGTGAAGGCGGCCACCTGGACTGCTGTTGCCCGTCCGCGAGCCCTCCACCTACCACCATCCTTGACTTGAAAGAGCGCTTCTCAATCCTTAGCCCGTTTCAAAACCAAATCGCTGGTGTTCCGTTCCCAGAGAGGGACTTGAGTCTTGGGGGAAGCATGGCGGGATTTGATCTGTTCGGCATGGAGAGGAAGATGCGCAAACCAACTTCCAGGAATAAACAGGAGCCCAAAATCTGCGTCTTCTGCCGGAATAACGGTGCGCCGGAGGAGGTGTACGGCTCCCACGTTCTGAAGACTCCGGACGGGAGGGTTGTGTGCCCTATTCTCCGGGCATATACCTGCCCCCTATGCAGTGCTAACGGGGATAATGCCCACACAATAAAGTACTGTCCACTCTCCAAAGATCAGCCATCCCAGAGACCATTAAAGGGAGGTAGGGCAGTAGGTGGTAAGCGAATGAAAATATTCTAG